One stretch of Microvirga lotononidis DNA includes these proteins:
- a CDS encoding ABC transporter permease: MTARLAGPWTAPHAQKVEALAGEIADGAESFPLILDLTGVERLDTLGAWTLNRTRHELSARGQVDFANASPEQKILLDEAAYRDFRGEPKPRHSRFVDFLVDVGQSVAGAGKDMVGGVGFLGELVAAMIRVILHPRRFRGTAVINQLEQIAYRGVPIIVLISFLVGCIVSQQGIFQLVKFGATPFVIDLIGILVLRELGVLLTSIMVAGRSGSAFTAEIGSMKMREEIDALRVMGLDPIEVLIVPRIMALVIGLPLLAFIASIAALVGGGLTTWVYGDISPDIFLNRLRAAVGMNTFLVGMIKAPFMALVIGIIATLEGLAVEGSAESLGRHVTSSVVKAIFMVIVLDGLFAMFFAAINY; this comes from the coding sequence ATGACAGCCCGGCTGGCCGGTCCCTGGACCGCTCCGCATGCCCAGAAGGTGGAGGCCCTGGCCGGTGAAATCGCCGACGGGGCCGAGAGCTTTCCTCTCATCCTCGATCTGACCGGCGTCGAGCGTCTCGATACTCTCGGCGCTTGGACGCTCAATCGGACCCGGCATGAGCTGTCCGCCAGAGGGCAGGTGGATTTCGCCAATGCCTCTCCCGAGCAGAAGATCCTTCTCGACGAGGCGGCCTACCGCGACTTTCGGGGTGAGCCGAAGCCGCGACACTCCCGCTTCGTGGATTTCCTCGTCGATGTGGGCCAGAGCGTCGCCGGTGCCGGCAAGGACATGGTCGGAGGCGTCGGGTTCCTGGGCGAACTCGTCGCGGCCATGATCCGCGTGATCCTTCATCCCCGCCGTTTCCGGGGAACGGCCGTGATCAACCAGCTGGAGCAGATCGCCTATCGCGGTGTGCCGATCATCGTCCTGATCTCGTTCCTCGTCGGCTGCATCGTGTCGCAGCAGGGCATCTTCCAGCTCGTGAAATTCGGTGCGACGCCCTTCGTCATCGACCTGATCGGTATCCTGGTGCTGCGCGAACTGGGCGTGCTGCTGACCTCCATCATGGTGGCGGGCCGGTCGGGTTCCGCGTTCACGGCCGAGATCGGCTCCATGAAGATGCGCGAGGAAATCGATGCGCTGAGGGTCATGGGCCTCGACCCCATCGAGGTTCTCATCGTCCCGCGCATTATGGCGCTGGTGATCGGCCTGCCGCTCCTGGCCTTCATCGCGTCGATCGCGGCGCTCGTCGGAGGCGGCCTGACCACATGGGTCTACGGCGATATCAGCCCGGACATCTTCCTGAACCGCCTCCGGGCCGCCGTGGGAATGAACACCTTCCTGGTCGGGATGATCAAGGCCCCATTCATGGCCCTGGTGATCGGCATCATCGCCACCCTTGAGGGTCTGGCTGTTGAGGGGTCCGCCGAATCCCTGGGCCGCCATGTCACCTCCTCGGTGGTGAAGGCCATCTTCATGGTCATCGTGCTCGATGGCCTCTTTGCCATGTTCTTTGCAGCGATAAATTACTGA